In a single window of the Pontibacter russatus genome:
- a CDS encoding GNAT family N-acetyltransferase: MEVIEPATPEEFEKYYRLRYEVLRQPWGEPEGSERAPDDATAIHAMLVEENGEVVGVCRLHLNTPQEGQLRFMGIREDKRGQQLGFRLMEYMEARAKALGAITLMLHARPNAVNFYRRNGYEVVKESYILFGTMQHYLMTKQLS; the protein is encoded by the coding sequence ATGGAAGTAATAGAGCCCGCCACGCCGGAAGAATTTGAGAAATACTACCGCCTGCGCTACGAAGTCCTGCGCCAGCCCTGGGGCGAGCCGGAGGGAAGCGAGCGCGCCCCGGACGACGCCACCGCCATACACGCCATGCTGGTAGAAGAGAACGGCGAGGTCGTGGGCGTCTGCCGCCTGCACCTGAACACGCCCCAGGAGGGGCAACTGCGCTTTATGGGCATCCGGGAAGACAAGCGGGGCCAGCAACTGGGCTTCCGGCTGATGGAGTACATGGAGGCGCGCGCCAAAGCCCTGGGGGCCATTACCCTGATGCTGCACGCCCGCCCGAACGCCGTTAACTTTTACCGCCGGAACGGGTATGAGGTAGTAAAAGAATCTTATATCCTGTTTGGCACCATGCAGCACTACCTGATGACCAAGCAACTGAGCTAA
- a CDS encoding lipocalin family protein: MKKRTKYWLTAGGLVAAAAAVGKYSKKNDPLDTVPEVDLDLYQGRWYEIARLPQRFEKGCHCVFAEYTRHPDGHVEVYNYCRKGGPGGKEKTAKGKAFPVAGSHNSKLKVQFFWPFRGDYWVLELDPDYQHVLVGAPDRASLWVLSRTPRLDPAIYNRLVQSARQKGFPVEKLQLTDQSCHI; encoded by the coding sequence ATGAAAAAACGAACAAAATACTGGCTGACTGCCGGGGGCCTGGTGGCCGCTGCCGCCGCTGTGGGCAAATACAGCAAGAAAAACGACCCGCTCGACACAGTACCCGAGGTGGACCTGGATCTGTATCAGGGCCGCTGGTACGAGATCGCGCGGCTGCCGCAGCGCTTCGAGAAGGGCTGCCACTGCGTTTTCGCCGAGTATACCAGGCACCCGGACGGCCATGTGGAGGTATATAACTACTGCCGCAAGGGCGGGCCCGGCGGCAAAGAGAAAACCGCCAAAGGCAAGGCCTTTCCGGTGGCGGGCAGCCACAACAGCAAGCTGAAAGTACAGTTCTTCTGGCCCTTCCGCGGCGACTACTGGGTGCTGGAACTGGACCCTGACTACCAGCACGTGCTCGTTGGGGCGCCAGACCGCGCCAGCCTCTGGGTGCTCTCCCGCACGCCCCGGTTAGACCCAGCCATATATAACCGCCTGGTCCAGTCGGCGCGGCAAAAAGGCTTCCCGGTAGAGAAACTGCAGCTCACGGACCAGAGCTGCCATATATAG
- a CDS encoding DUF2157 domain-containing protein: MKPHITRDLLYSIARHSNWRAGGIEAMLRSAGIYASARNWATLVRALLLGAGISFLVAGVVFFFAYNWAAMHKFLKLGLLQALVLGVTAYFLLSRRSEGTKNLLLTGNTVLVGVLFAVFGQIYQTGANAYDFFLGWTCCVALWVVVAKYPPLWLLFMALVNTTLILYAQQVATHWPFAVLLDLLFVLNAATVLAWEALTARGSVSAATRWFPRVFALAAVTAITLSMVINTFETLEEDRGLCFLLAAAGYAAGIWHGHRARDLFYLSAIPFSGIVVAASLLARLSDKAPELFLLLIGLFVIGATTLLVHGIIRINNKWHGKH, from the coding sequence ATGAAGCCCCACATCACGCGCGACCTGCTCTATAGCATTGCCCGGCACAGCAACTGGCGGGCCGGCGGCATCGAGGCCATGCTCCGAAGCGCCGGTATATATGCCAGCGCCCGCAACTGGGCCACGCTGGTGCGGGCGCTCCTGCTGGGCGCCGGAATCAGTTTTCTGGTGGCGGGAGTCGTGTTCTTCTTCGCCTACAACTGGGCGGCCATGCACAAGTTCCTGAAGCTGGGGCTGCTGCAGGCGCTCGTTCTCGGTGTCACGGCTTATTTCCTGCTTTCGAGGCGCAGCGAAGGCACCAAAAACCTGCTGCTCACCGGCAACACCGTGCTGGTGGGGGTGCTCTTTGCCGTGTTCGGGCAGATTTACCAGACGGGCGCCAACGCATATGACTTTTTCCTGGGCTGGACCTGCTGCGTGGCGCTGTGGGTGGTGGTGGCGAAGTACCCGCCGCTGTGGCTCCTTTTCATGGCCCTGGTCAACACCACGCTCATCCTGTATGCCCAACAGGTGGCCACGCACTGGCCGTTTGCCGTGCTGCTGGACCTGCTTTTTGTGCTGAATGCCGCCACCGTGCTGGCCTGGGAAGCGCTTACGGCGAGGGGGAGCGTGAGCGCCGCCACCCGCTGGTTTCCGCGCGTGTTCGCGCTGGCCGCCGTCACGGCCATCACCCTTAGCATGGTGATCAATACGTTTGAGACGCTGGAGGAGGACCGGGGCCTTTGCTTTCTGCTGGCGGCGGCAGGCTATGCCGCAGGCATCTGGCACGGGCACCGCGCCCGCGACCTTTTCTACCTGTCGGCCATCCCGTTCAGCGGCATTGTGGTGGCAGCCTCGCTCCTGGCCCGGTTGTCCGACAAAGCCCCGGAGCTGTTCCTGCTGCTCATCGGCCTTTTTGTTATCGGGGCCACTACCCTGCTGGTCCACGGCATTATCCGCATAAACAATAAATGGCATGGAAAACACTGA
- a CDS encoding DUF2911 domain-containing protein: MKHTRIFNSLALLLVCLLVSTVSWAQNDNAQKPSPPAEATGKIGDATVTVNYSSPAVKGREIWGGLVPYGKVWRAGANEATTFTVDKDVMVEGKALPAGTYSFYTIPGEDEWTVIFNKTAKQWGTQYDEKQDALRVTAKPTSSSSMNERLAYEVTDGGLVLRWEKLELPIAITPAK, translated from the coding sequence ATGAAGCACACACGTATTTTCAATTCGCTGGCATTGTTGCTTGTCTGCCTGTTGGTTTCCACCGTATCCTGGGCCCAAAACGATAACGCACAAAAGCCAAGCCCGCCCGCCGAGGCAACAGGCAAAATAGGCGATGCCACCGTTACGGTAAATTACAGCAGCCCGGCCGTGAAGGGCCGCGAGATATGGGGAGGCCTGGTGCCCTATGGCAAAGTGTGGCGTGCCGGGGCCAACGAGGCCACTACCTTTACCGTGGATAAGGATGTGATGGTGGAGGGCAAGGCGCTGCCAGCCGGAACCTACAGCTTCTACACCATCCCCGGGGAAGACGAGTGGACCGTGATTTTCAACAAAACCGCCAAGCAGTGGGGCACGCAGTACGACGAGAAGCAGGACGCGCTGCGCGTTACGGCCAAACCGACATCCTCCTCTTCTATGAACGAGCGCCTCGCCTATGAGGTGACAGACGGCGGCCTTGTGCTGCGCTGGGAGAAACTGGAACTGCCCATTGCCATCACACCGGCTAAGTAG
- a CDS encoding TerC family protein, with the protein MEIFANPDTWISLLTLTFMEVVLGIDNIVFISIVVGRLPHDQQARGRTIGLALALIFRVILLLFISWIVSASEPLFSINLPFTNEDFAVSWRDIILFLGGLFLLAKSTTEIHNKLEGEEEGHATGEGKATLSKILVQIVLIDIVFSFDSILTAVGLAQEVIVMIIAVILAMGIMLAFAKYVSDFVNKHPTVKMLALSFLILIGFMLVVEALHQHIPKGYIYFAMFFSLVVEVLNLRLRKKTEPVHLRQSEVLGPEKEQVL; encoded by the coding sequence ATGGAAATTTTTGCTAATCCGGACACCTGGATAAGCCTGCTGACGCTGACCTTCATGGAGGTGGTGCTCGGCATCGACAACATTGTTTTTATATCGATTGTGGTGGGCCGGCTGCCGCACGACCAGCAGGCCAGAGGGCGCACCATCGGGCTGGCCCTGGCGCTGATCTTCCGCGTCATCCTGCTGCTGTTCATCTCCTGGATTGTGAGTGCCAGCGAGCCCTTGTTCAGCATCAACCTTCCTTTCACAAACGAAGATTTCGCGGTTTCCTGGCGCGACATCATCCTGTTCTTGGGCGGTCTGTTCCTGCTGGCGAAGAGCACCACCGAGATTCACAACAAGCTGGAGGGGGAGGAAGAAGGGCATGCCACCGGGGAGGGAAAGGCCACCCTCAGTAAGATTCTGGTGCAGATTGTGCTCATCGACATCGTCTTCTCCTTTGACTCCATCCTGACGGCCGTGGGGCTGGCGCAGGAAGTCATCGTGATGATCATCGCCGTTATCCTGGCCATGGGCATCATGCTGGCGTTCGCCAAGTACGTGAGCGATTTTGTGAACAAGCACCCGACGGTGAAGATGCTGGCCCTTTCGTTCCTGATTCTGATCGGCTTCATGCTGGTGGTGGAGGCGCTGCACCAGCACATCCCGAAAGGCTATATCTACTTTGCCATGTTCTTCTCGCTGGTGGTGGAGGTGCTGAACCTGCGGCTCCGCAAAAAAACGGAGCCGGTACACCTGCGCCAGAGCGAGGTGCTGGGCCCGGAGAAAGAGCAGGTTCTTTAG
- a CDS encoding GDYXXLXY domain-containing protein, translated as MKTKKSLLILLNLVLLLGFFNWSVLEKEKTLANGKLVLLELAPVDPRSLMQGDYMRLNYAISQVPQPDSLPGRGYVVVRVDEDSVAHLVRYQPEKTPLAAGEQLIGYHKGDWTLHIGAESYFFEEGQGDLFAGAAFGGLKVDAQGNSILVGLYTADRQLIQPGR; from the coding sequence ATGAAAACTAAGAAAAGCCTCCTTATCCTGCTGAACCTGGTGCTGCTGCTGGGCTTCTTTAACTGGTCGGTGCTGGAGAAGGAGAAAACCCTTGCCAATGGCAAACTGGTGCTGCTGGAGTTGGCCCCGGTAGACCCGCGGTCGCTGATGCAGGGCGACTACATGCGCCTGAACTACGCCATCAGCCAGGTGCCTCAGCCTGATAGTCTGCCCGGAAGAGGCTATGTGGTGGTGCGGGTGGATGAGGACAGCGTGGCGCACCTGGTGCGGTACCAGCCGGAAAAGACGCCGCTGGCAGCCGGGGAACAACTGATTGGATACCACAAAGGGGATTGGACCTTGCACATCGGGGCAGAGTCTTACTTTTTTGAGGAAGGCCAGGGCGACCTGTTTGCGGGGGCGGCGTTCGGCGGCCTGAAAGTGGACGCACAGGGCAACAGCATCCTGGTTGGCCTGTATACGGCCGATCGCCAACTTATCCAGCCCGGCAGGTAA
- a CDS encoding YfiT family bacillithiol transferase, with protein MTSTEETERLRYPIGKYSHATPLTDEQVAEAILSIAGLPSRLQEAVANLTPTQLDTPYRDGGWTVRQVVHHLPDSHLNGYTRQKLALTEENPTIRPYREGEWAMLPDSLQGAPEISIALLTALHQRWVLLLRSLQPQQLERRFIHPVGGEQRLREHIGLYAWHGEHHLAHITELKKRKGW; from the coding sequence ATGACATCAACCGAAGAAACAGAGCGACTGCGCTACCCCATTGGCAAGTACAGTCATGCCACGCCGTTAACTGATGAGCAGGTAGCGGAAGCCATCCTGTCCATTGCCGGGCTGCCTTCCAGGCTGCAGGAGGCAGTGGCAAACCTCACGCCCACGCAACTCGACACGCCTTACCGCGACGGCGGCTGGACGGTTCGCCAGGTGGTCCACCATCTCCCCGACAGTCACCTGAACGGCTACACCCGCCAGAAGCTGGCCCTGACGGAAGAAAATCCCACCATCAGGCCATACCGGGAGGGGGAGTGGGCCATGCTGCCGGACAGCCTGCAGGGCGCGCCAGAAATTTCGATAGCATTGCTGACAGCTTTGCACCAGCGCTGGGTGCTGCTGCTCAGGAGCCTGCAGCCGCAGCAACTGGAGCGGAGGTTCATTCACCCGGTTGGCGGGGAGCAGCGACTCCGGGAGCATATCGGGTTGTATGCCTGGCACGGGGAGCACCATTTAGCCCATATTACCGAACTGAAGAAACGGAAAGGCTGGTGA
- a CDS encoding DUF4401 domain-containing protein: MENTEPLDTLLRQLRETEGETFIYDRARIDEEVKQRTPLLANLPVKLLTIFGGILASLFLLGFLLATGLYDSPVGMLVTGLLLLAGSVVVLRLRNDIMVETSCVSFHIFGYFLFSLGFSELVQNEPALYMLLALIALGVLYTAVNSIFTFLAVLVFCGSLAAIILDLGAYNLLHGYIGIVAGLLTYMSLREAALISQRPWFSRLYGPVRMGLVVTLVAALALLVHQRLASANITHYWLSGLLLVAAVLLVVSKAVRQAGLANRRQQVLVYACCGLVLAPTVLSPAVPGALLVMLTSFYIGHRTSFIIGLLALIYFVILYYYDLQFTLLQKSGLLVLTGALFTGGYLLLQKHLKGYEN, translated from the coding sequence ATGGAAAACACTGAGCCCCTCGACACGCTGCTGCGCCAGCTGCGCGAAACGGAGGGAGAGACTTTTATATATGACCGGGCCCGGATCGACGAGGAAGTGAAACAACGCACGCCGCTGCTCGCCAACCTGCCCGTGAAGCTGCTGACAATATTCGGGGGCATCCTTGCCAGCCTGTTTTTGCTGGGCTTCCTGCTGGCCACCGGCCTGTACGACTCGCCCGTGGGCATGCTTGTTACCGGACTGCTGCTGCTGGCAGGGTCAGTAGTGGTGCTTCGTCTGAGAAACGATATCATGGTGGAGACATCCTGCGTCTCTTTCCACATCTTCGGCTATTTTCTTTTTAGCCTCGGCTTCTCAGAGTTAGTGCAAAACGAGCCCGCGTTATATATGCTCCTGGCCCTCATCGCGCTGGGTGTTTTGTATACCGCCGTTAACAGCATCTTCACGTTTCTGGCGGTGCTTGTTTTCTGCGGGAGCCTGGCCGCCATCATACTCGACCTTGGGGCATATAACCTGCTGCACGGCTACATTGGCATTGTGGCGGGGCTGCTGACCTATATGAGCCTGCGGGAAGCGGCGCTGATCAGCCAAAGACCTTGGTTTAGCCGCCTCTACGGCCCTGTGCGGATGGGGCTGGTGGTAACGCTTGTCGCAGCGCTGGCGCTGCTGGTGCATCAGCGGCTGGCATCTGCCAACATCACGCATTACTGGCTCTCCGGGCTTCTGCTGGTAGCGGCGGTGTTGTTGGTGGTGTCGAAGGCGGTGCGGCAGGCGGGACTGGCAAACAGAAGGCAGCAGGTGCTGGTATATGCCTGCTGCGGACTGGTACTGGCACCCACCGTGCTCTCGCCTGCCGTGCCGGGCGCGCTGCTGGTCATGCTCACCAGTTTCTACATCGGGCACAGAACCAGCTTCATCATCGGCCTGCTGGCGCTGATTTACTTTGTTATCCTCTACTACTACGACCTGCAGTTCACGCTCCTCCAGAAATCCGGCCTGCTGGTGCTGACCGGCGCCTTGTTTACAGGGGGCTACCTGCTCCTCCAGAAACACCTGAAAGGGTATGAAAACTAA
- a CDS encoding DUF4142 domain-containing protein: MLADKLRLIPFYAAFLLLLACGKSSPEGETNTITVAQSLQHDPAFWDYAASSNLLQTEISDMATEKGGTENIRNLGRRSADFHTQALERLRRLVAKNKRIQLPDSLGEADKGLVQEFMLLEGEEFDTRYRDFIVSTHLAQLDRYEEALSKADDQETRNWLMGMRAHLREELDLLAQPDSVVVAEQ; encoded by the coding sequence ATGTTAGCTGATAAACTTCGACTTATCCCTTTTTACGCTGCATTCCTGCTGCTGCTTGCCTGCGGCAAGTCCTCTCCCGAAGGTGAGACAAATACAATTACCGTTGCCCAAAGCCTGCAGCACGATCCTGCCTTCTGGGACTATGCCGCCAGCAGCAACCTCCTGCAAACAGAGATAAGCGATATGGCCACAGAGAAAGGAGGAACTGAAAACATACGGAACCTGGGCAGGCGGTCAGCCGATTTCCATACGCAGGCCCTGGAGCGGCTACGGAGGCTGGTGGCGAAAAACAAGCGGATACAACTGCCCGACAGCCTCGGTGAAGCGGATAAAGGCCTGGTGCAGGAATTCATGCTGCTGGAGGGCGAGGAGTTCGACACCCGCTACCGCGACTTCATCGTCAGCACGCACCTCGCGCAGCTGGACCGCTACGAAGAGGCACTCAGCAAAGCCGACGACCAGGAAACCCGCAATTGGCTGATGGGCATGCGGGCGCATCTGCGGGAAGAGCTGGACCTGTTGGCCCAACCTGACTCTGTGGTGGTGGCGGAGCAGTAA
- a CDS encoding YajQ family cyclic di-GMP-binding protein: MASFDIVSKVDPQTMDNAVNTARKEIMNRYDFRDTKGSLEYDKKSNEVHISMENDMRVQHTEDVLLGKMVKQGLDGTALDFSKEAYQSGAMVKKDIKVKAGIDKETSKKIMKLIKDSKVKVTAAIMDEQIRVTGKKIDDLQEVIALLRGNTEQIGMPLQFINMKS; encoded by the coding sequence ATGGCATCTTTCGACATCGTGAGCAAGGTGGATCCGCAGACCATGGACAATGCCGTGAACACGGCCCGCAAGGAGATCATGAACCGCTACGACTTCCGCGACACCAAGGGCAGCCTCGAGTACGACAAAAAAAGCAACGAGGTACACATCTCCATGGAGAACGACATGCGCGTGCAGCACACCGAGGACGTGCTGCTCGGCAAAATGGTGAAGCAGGGGCTGGACGGCACCGCGCTCGACTTCTCGAAAGAGGCGTACCAGTCGGGGGCGATGGTGAAAAAGGACATCAAGGTGAAAGCCGGCATCGACAAGGAGACCTCCAAAAAGATCATGAAACTGATCAAGGACAGCAAGGTGAAAGTGACGGCGGCCATCATGGACGAGCAGATACGCGTGACGGGCAAGAAAATAGACGACCTGCAGGAGGTGATCGCCCTGCTGCGCGGCAACACCGAGCAGATAGGCATGCCGCTGCAGTTCATCAACATGAAGAGCTAA
- a CDS encoding sterol desaturase family protein yields MEILLENLPNPFVYVFPVFVIFILAELYISYREDIELYEKKDTVASTWVGIGAAVLNTLTKAYQIGFFFLIYKLFEPLREQFLGYESLGWAWWVWALCLIGDDFSFYWHHRFCHTVRLFWAAHVVHHSSDKFNLGTAFRNGWTIFLYKPIYWFWLPALGFSPVMLALCMSFNSIYQFFLHSTLVPDIKGVNKIFNTPWVHQVHHACNTEYLDRNHGGIFIIWDKLFGTYQNREHHIAPRFGVLHPPQSHNPVKLNFHEFSDIWKDVRKAKTWEHKFKYIFYPPGWSPDGSTKTAKQMQRELETQRAAGHASPAPDRKEEAVA; encoded by the coding sequence ATGGAAATCCTGCTTGAAAACCTGCCCAACCCCTTCGTCTACGTCTTTCCCGTTTTTGTCATTTTCATCCTGGCGGAGCTATATATCAGCTACCGCGAAGACATAGAACTTTACGAGAAGAAAGACACCGTCGCGAGCACCTGGGTGGGCATCGGCGCCGCCGTCCTCAATACCCTCACCAAGGCCTACCAGATTGGGTTCTTCTTTCTGATATATAAACTGTTTGAGCCCCTGCGCGAGCAGTTCCTGGGCTACGAGAGCCTGGGCTGGGCCTGGTGGGTGTGGGCGCTCTGCCTCATCGGCGACGACTTCAGCTTTTACTGGCACCACCGGTTCTGCCACACGGTCCGGCTGTTCTGGGCGGCGCACGTGGTACACCACTCCTCCGACAAGTTTAACCTCGGCACGGCCTTCCGCAACGGCTGGACCATTTTCCTGTACAAACCCATCTACTGGTTCTGGCTTCCGGCGCTGGGCTTCAGCCCGGTGATGCTGGCCCTGTGCATGTCCTTCAACTCTATTTACCAGTTCTTCCTGCACTCCACGCTGGTGCCGGATATAAAGGGCGTGAACAAAATCTTCAACACGCCCTGGGTACACCAGGTACACCATGCCTGCAACACCGAGTACCTCGACCGAAACCACGGCGGCATCTTCATCATCTGGGACAAGCTTTTTGGAACGTACCAGAACCGGGAGCACCATATAGCGCCCAGGTTTGGCGTGCTGCACCCGCCGCAGTCGCACAACCCAGTCAAGCTCAACTTCCATGAATTTAGCGACATATGGAAGGACGTGCGGAAGGCGAAGACGTGGGAGCATAAGTTCAAGTACATCTTCTACCCGCCAGGCTGGAGCCCCGACGGCAGCACCAAAACGGCCAAGCAGATGCAGCGTGAGCTGGAGACGCAACGGGCGGCAGGGCATGCCTCGCCGGCGCCAGACCGAAAAGAAGAGGCGGTGGCGTAA
- a CDS encoding M20/M25/M40 family metallo-hydrolase yields MQYRHYAAAAFLLLALTGFALLSIYLLQPPSPKPADAPTTEFAAGRAMQHVRELAQEPHAMGTAAHAEARKYLLQEMRQLGLRPQVQEATAVNEAGKAAYVGYVYNLIGRLEGTGAGNEAILLMAHYDSQPNARGAADDGAGVAAILETVRALQQSEPLAHDVIVLLTDGEEYGLYGAKAFMKHPWAQDVALVLNLEARGNEGPSMTFEVSPQNGWVVKQYIAAAPYPFVSSLAYEIYSRMPNNTDFTIFKDAGYTGLNSAFIAGFVHYHKASDAPENLSQRSLQHHGSNLLALTRHLGHISLTDTKAPDSVFFNFINGWVIRYNANLNLLWVAVSTLLLVVTVRVGLRKKAVSVGQVAGGFFLYLLLLAVMVALFFPINSLVLRLLPLSHPFNGLYSADYFFIAYLLLALGLFLLLSWLVSRWLRLFSLVMGVLVFQFVLMVVLYVLVPNAAYLLLFPLLFSLAGVLAVFLTGLYALPKVNFRFALLLLAAAVPAVFLMMPIVQVVFVAFALQLPMAMVALFVLLLGLLLPLLRVIERSFSWRGVPLLPLALLLAGGLEVARAIDHEKPSPQRPLHSHVSYFLNTDTGKAYWASAFQTTDDWNTQFFKQATTGPLTEIYPHAGIQYLKSGAEALPLPAPKAEVMLDSVAGGERLLRLRLSSPRRAAHLELVLAPQTPDALLGVSLAGEPLQLQPLEAPQGPVFFTRLHGLPTNKEVELELRLKSGTPLTLHLYDQRIGLPQQLVKQPKPAHVIAEQGRESNLTVVRKTYTF; encoded by the coding sequence ATGCAGTACCGCCATTATGCCGCTGCCGCCTTCCTGCTGCTGGCGCTCACGGGGTTTGCCCTGCTGAGCATCTACCTGCTGCAGCCTCCCAGCCCAAAACCTGCCGATGCCCCTACAACCGAATTCGCGGCAGGCAGGGCCATGCAGCACGTGCGCGAGCTGGCGCAGGAGCCCCACGCCATGGGCACCGCCGCGCACGCCGAAGCAAGGAAGTACCTGCTGCAGGAGATGCGGCAACTCGGGCTGCGCCCGCAGGTGCAGGAGGCGACGGCCGTGAACGAGGCGGGCAAAGCGGCTTACGTGGGGTATGTCTACAACCTGATCGGCAGGCTGGAGGGAACTGGCGCCGGCAACGAAGCCATCCTGCTGATGGCCCACTACGACTCGCAGCCCAACGCGCGCGGCGCCGCAGACGATGGCGCGGGCGTGGCCGCGATTCTGGAAACGGTGCGCGCCCTGCAGCAGTCGGAGCCGCTGGCGCATGACGTGATTGTATTGCTGACGGACGGCGAGGAATACGGGCTATATGGCGCCAAGGCATTTATGAAACACCCCTGGGCGCAGGACGTGGCGCTGGTGCTGAACCTGGAAGCGCGTGGCAACGAGGGGCCCAGCATGACCTTTGAGGTGAGTCCGCAGAACGGCTGGGTGGTGAAGCAATACATCGCCGCGGCCCCCTACCCTTTTGTGAGTTCGCTGGCCTACGAGATATATAGCCGCATGCCCAACAACACCGATTTCACCATCTTCAAAGACGCCGGGTACACGGGCCTTAACTCCGCCTTTATAGCGGGCTTCGTGCATTACCACAAAGCCAGCGATGCGCCCGAGAACCTGAGTCAGCGCAGCCTGCAGCACCACGGCAGCAACCTGCTGGCCCTCACGCGGCACTTGGGCCATATATCCCTCACGGACACCAAGGCCCCCGACTCCGTTTTCTTCAATTTCATCAACGGCTGGGTAATCCGTTACAACGCAAACCTCAACCTGCTGTGGGTGGCAGTCTCCACGCTCTTGCTGGTGGTCACGGTGCGGGTGGGCCTGCGGAAGAAGGCGGTTTCGGTGGGGCAGGTGGCTGGCGGTTTCTTTCTGTACCTGCTGCTGCTGGCTGTTATGGTGGCGCTGTTCTTCCCCATCAACAGCCTGGTGCTGCGCCTGCTGCCGCTCTCCCACCCCTTCAACGGCTTATACAGCGCCGATTACTTTTTTATCGCTTACCTGCTGCTGGCGCTGGGCCTGTTCCTGCTGCTGAGCTGGCTGGTGTCGCGCTGGCTGCGCCTGTTCTCGCTGGTGATGGGCGTGCTGGTGTTCCAGTTTGTACTGATGGTGGTGCTGTACGTGCTGGTGCCCAATGCGGCCTACCTGCTGCTGTTTCCGCTGCTATTCTCCCTGGCGGGCGTATTGGCCGTTTTCCTGACGGGGCTATACGCATTGCCAAAAGTAAACTTCCGGTTTGCGCTGCTTCTGCTGGCGGCGGCTGTGCCTGCTGTTTTTCTGATGATGCCGATAGTGCAGGTAGTGTTCGTGGCATTCGCCCTGCAGTTGCCCATGGCGATGGTGGCGCTTTTTGTGCTGCTGCTGGGCCTGCTGCTGCCCCTGCTCCGCGTCATCGAGCGCAGCTTTAGCTGGCGCGGTGTGCCGCTGCTGCCCCTGGCGCTGCTGCTGGCGGGCGGCCTGGAGGTGGCCCGCGCCATCGACCACGAAAAGCCTTCTCCCCAGCGCCCCCTGCACAGCCACGTCAGCTACTTCCTCAACACCGACACCGGCAAGGCTTACTGGGCCTCCGCCTTCCAGACCACCGACGACTGGAACACCCAGTTCTTTAAACAGGCTACCACGGGGCCATTAACAGAAATTTACCCGCACGCCGGCATCCAGTACCTGAAGAGCGGAGCCGAAGCGCTGCCGCTGCCCGCCCCCAAAGCGGAGGTGATGCTGGACTCGGTGGCAGGAGGCGAGCGCCTGTTGCGCCTGCGCCTGTCCTCCCCGCGCCGGGCGGCCCACCTCGAACTGGTGCTGGCACCGCAAACGCCCGACGCCCTGCTGGGTGTTTCGCTGGCAGGCGAGCCGCTGCAACTGCAGCCGCTGGAAGCGCCGCAGGGACCGGTGTTTTTTACACGGTTGCACGGCCTGCCTACCAACAAAGAGGTGGAACTGGAACTCCGGCTGAAGTCCGGCACTCCGCTCACCCTCCACCTCTACGACCAGCGCATCGGGCTGCCGCAGCAACTGGTGAAACAGCCGAAACCAGCCCACGTGATTGCCGAGCAGGGCCGGGAAAGCAACCTGACCGTGGTGCGGAAAACCTACACCTTCTGA
- a CDS encoding DUF4174 domain-containing protein, with product MKKTTISLVVAGLLLVGLRADAQLKPMEADLEKYKWKKRPLLLFSPSGSNPDYLRQKENIQADAPGLRERDMVVVVELVGPDKVYIDGALQRRRRSQTLRARFRVPPESFTVLLIGKDGTEKSRNTSPVGLDKIFGRIDQMPMRRQEMRSDTD from the coding sequence ATGAAGAAGACAACAATTTCCCTGGTGGTGGCCGGTTTGCTGCTTGTCGGGTTGCGGGCCGACGCGCAGCTGAAACCTATGGAAGCCGACCTTGAAAAATATAAATGGAAGAAACGGCCGCTGCTGCTTTTCTCCCCTTCAGGAAGCAACCCCGACTATCTCCGCCAGAAAGAAAACATTCAGGCGGATGCGCCGGGCCTCCGGGAGCGGGACATGGTGGTGGTGGTGGAGCTGGTGGGGCCGGACAAAGTATATATAGACGGCGCGCTGCAACGGCGACGGCGGAGCCAGACGCTGCGCGCGCGCTTCCGGGTGCCGCCGGAGTCGTTTACCGTGCTATTAATTGGCAAAGACGGCACAGAAAAAAGTCGAAACACTTCGCCTGTCGGCCTAGATAAGATCTTCGGCCGCATTGACCAGATGCCGATGCGCCGGCAGGAGATGCGCAGCGACACCGACTGA